In Sebastes fasciatus isolate fSebFas1 chromosome 15, fSebFas1.pri, whole genome shotgun sequence, a genomic segment contains:
- the tmed8 gene encoding protein TMED8, with the protein MERLEATSELQSRLSSLSFSSFPGITSKQSDIRPLDRLQNTDLSQSCTQSTNQADMDETKEDSGQQSEDNAVAPAEVALGEGGEENSSAGSCQLSAEIKAQMPPLKPPTTWTSAALKELKAKLRTEDDSVVTVYRGDIMTVHVPTVPEAKKVCWEFATDSYDIGFGIYFDWTPVTSRSITVHISESSDDEDEEEELEGPVGNGDVEKGSKTQTNSNLAEILPVYRQDSHTSVQGGSHDFPGEGTYLLKFDNSYSLWRNKTLYYRVYYSA; encoded by the exons ATGGAGAGATTAGAAGCCACATCAGAGCTCCAGTCACGGTTGTCATCCCTCTCCTTCTCGTCGTTCCCCGGAATAACATCCAAGCAGAGCGACATCAGACCGCTGGACAG GCTCCAGAATACAGACCTTTCACAGAGCTGCACCCAATCCACAAACCAAGCTGATATGGATGAAACCAAGGAGGATTCAGGGCAACAGTCTGAG GATAATGCAGTGGCCCCAGCAGAGGTGGCCCTGGGGGAAGGAGGCGAGGAGAACAGCAGCGCTGGGAGCTGTCAGCTCTCTGCTGAGATTAAAG CCCAGATGCCACCCCTGAAACCCCCAACAACATGGACATCTGCTGCGCTGAAGGAGCTCAAGGCAAAGCTTCGAACGGAGGACGACAGCGTGGTGACGGTGTACCGAGGCGACATCATGACGGTTCACGTGCCCACTGTACCTGAGGCCAAAAAAGTGTGCTGGGAGTTTGCTACGGACAGTTACGACATCGGCTTTGGTATATATTTTGACTGGACTCCCGTCACAAGCCGGTCTATCACTGTGCACATCAGCGAGTCAAGTGATGACgaagacgaagaggaggagctgGAAG GGCCCGTCGGTAACGGAGACGTTGAGAAGGGCTCCAAAACTCAAACCAACTCAAACTTGGCCGAAATCTTACCTGTGTACCGCCAGGACAGTCACACATCTGTCCAGGGGGGGAGCCACGACTTTCCAGGTGAAGGCACTTACCTCCTGAAGTTTGACAACTCCTACTCACTATGGCGAAATAAAACTCTTTACTACAGAGTTTATTACAGTGCCTGA
- the noxred1 gene encoding NADP-dependent oxidoreductase domain-containing protein 1, producing METGGTSKCLPSCKACHYSLSANLNPCPNLKAMVDVCAGLSSLSFEYGLTEDEKELLHLRARSAGLTFCGSAHAAFLCKLVHSLRCVIKKDTANRGSLASGEDGDLCVGILGMGHMGKQLLLCILENSGIKPSHIKISTRRPESAVEFIPAGVECFFDNRRMAAWADVLFLCCLPSHLPKVCADLHSHLSKHCLVYSFTSGVPVTRLKQLLGHNFILKPQYEFVACDTAYVWLSCTHLTTAWTDPLLIDASCPLTMSSGISLNLNWVCAVLYSLLNICTSASLESSEALSLINSILQEKWPHAVELNAHSFISASYASSLHTEEPFPWISLADVQSKKTPLLCFLSSSKSMQQCISAAYKSLLETPAKLFSTDACIIKKMASQSILKENNNKKEQQQKTQLTNRTSPPPLPLKKGTQPQGHLRMTKK from the exons ATGGAAACAGGAGGAACAAGCAAATGTTTACCATCTTGTAAAGCTTGTCATTATTCATTGTCTGCTAATCTTAACCCCTGTCCAAACTTGAAGGCGATGGTGGACGTGTGTGCTGGTTTGAGCAGTTTATCCTTCGAGTATGGACTAACTGAGGATGAGAAGGAGTTACTTCACCTTCGTGCACGCTCGGCTGGACTGACGTTTTGCGGGAGCGCGCACGCAGCTTTCCTGTGTAAACTCGTCCACTCACTGAG ATGTGTCATCAAAAAAGACACTGCCAACAGAGGCTCGTTGGCATCAGGAGAAGACGGTGACCTCTGCGTTGGGATACTTGGGATGGGTCACATGGGGAAACAGTTGCTGCTCTGCATCCTTGAAAACTCTGGCATCAAACCATCACACATTAAGATCTCCACTAGAAGACCAGAATCTGCAG TGGAATTCATCCCGGCAGGAGTTGAATGCTTCTTTGACAATCGCAGGATGGCAGCGTGGGCCGACGTCCTGTTCCTCTGCTGTCTGCCCTCTCACCTCCCCAAAGTCTGTGCTGATCTCCACTCTCACCTGTCAAAGCACTGCCTTGTGTACAGCTTCACCTCTGGTGTGCCTGTTACCAG ATTGAAACAGCTTCTTGGACACAACTTCATTCTGAAACCACAGTATGAATTTGTCGCTTGTGACACTGCATACGTGTGGCTGTCCTGCACTCACCTGACCACAGCTTGGACAGATCCTTTGCTGATAGATGCATCGTGTCCTCTTACAATGAGCA GTGGCATTTCTCTGAATCTGAACTGGGTGTGTGCAGTGTTGTACAGCCTGCTAAATATCTGTACCTCTGCCAGTCTGGAATCCAGTGAAGCTCTCTCTCTTATCAACAGCATCCTTCAAGAGAAATGGCCTCACGCTGTGGAATTAAACGCACACAGTTTCATCAGTGCATCATATGCATCGTCTCTTCATACAGAGGA GCCTTTTCCCTGGATTTCTCTCGCTGATGTCCAGAGCAAGAAGACACCACTGCTGTGCTTTCTATCAAGCAGCAAATCTATGCAGCAGTGCATCTCTGCAGCATACAAATCACTGCTAGAGACACCGGCAAAATTATTCTCTACTGATGCgtgtataattaaaaaaatggcaTCACAATCAATATTGAaagagaacaacaacaaaaaagaacaacaacaaaaaacacaactaacCAATCGAACAAGCCCCCCACCCCTACCTTTGAAAAAAGGTACACAACCTCAAGGGCATTTAAGGATgacgaaaaaataa